Proteins from one Pirellulaceae bacterium genomic window:
- a CDS encoding VOC family protein: MTFAHLTLATRDVVATADFFCQTMGWTKIYHPDNIESQAAWLDIALNQQLHLLYVPDFEPSACEREFGRHVAFFHPNADFSDLKQRLSAHGAEIMEPERATPFERFFFRDPQGYVFEVIDQEGFLTA, translated from the coding sequence GTGACGTTTGCACATCTAACGTTGGCCACGCGGGATGTGGTCGCCACCGCCGATTTTTTTTGCCAAACGATGGGTTGGACCAAGATTTATCATCCAGACAATATTGAAAGCCAAGCGGCTTGGCTGGATATCGCTTTAAATCAGCAATTGCATTTGCTGTACGTGCCGGATTTTGAGCCCTCGGCCTGCGAGCGTGAATTTGGCCGGCATGTTGCTTTCTTTCATCCCAATGCCGATTTTAGCGACCTCAAGCAACGGCTGTCAGCGCATGGGGCCGAGATAATGGAGCCCGAGCGGGCGACTCCCTTCGAACGCTTCTTTTTTCGTGATCCGCAGGGTTACGTATTTGAGGTAATTGATCAGGAGGGCTTCTTGACCGCATGA
- a CDS encoding DUF1080 domain-containing protein codes for MKRASSIAIGQSIIVFSLFITATVCCGAEATTDTSKADSDFPIQGEYTGTVTLDGEEQKVGVQIIAKGDGNFDAVGYIGGLPGAGWNGSEKFQETGKLVGDRLVIKTEHSMAVLKDGKLSIESLDGKDVGLLEKIARKSPTLGMKPPANATVLFDGSNVDHWKNGKMTDDGKLMQGTTSKPTFQDHQLHIEFQLPYQPKSRGQGRGNSGLYLQGRYEVQMLDSFGLEGKNNECGGVYSIKAPDVNMCLPPLSWQTYDIDFIAARYDDKGKVTKNPHMTVKHNGVVIHKNIELPHHTTAAPMKPGNSPGPVYLQDHSNPVRYRNIWVVPVDQ; via the coding sequence ATGAAACGCGCTTCCTCGATTGCGATTGGCCAATCCATTATTGTTTTCAGCCTGTTCATCACGGCAACCGTCTGCTGCGGCGCTGAAGCGACCACGGACACCAGCAAGGCCGATTCTGATTTCCCCATCCAGGGCGAGTACACCGGCACCGTCACGCTCGATGGTGAGGAGCAAAAGGTGGGCGTCCAGATCATCGCCAAAGGCGATGGAAATTTCGATGCCGTCGGTTACATCGGCGGGTTACCCGGTGCCGGATGGAATGGCTCTGAAAAATTCCAAGAAACAGGCAAACTTGTCGGCGATCGCCTCGTCATCAAAACTGAGCATTCAATGGCAGTGCTTAAAGACGGCAAGCTGTCAATCGAATCGCTCGATGGCAAAGATGTGGGTTTGCTAGAAAAAATAGCACGCAAGAGCCCCACACTGGGCATGAAACCGCCCGCGAATGCGACAGTCCTGTTTGATGGCTCGAACGTTGATCATTGGAAAAATGGCAAGATGACCGACGATGGCAAACTAATGCAGGGTACTACCAGTAAGCCGACTTTCCAGGACCATCAATTACACATTGAATTCCAACTGCCTTACCAACCGAAGTCTCGAGGCCAAGGCCGCGGTAACAGCGGTCTTTACCTGCAAGGACGCTATGAAGTGCAAATGCTTGATTCGTTCGGCCTGGAAGGCAAGAACAACGAGTGCGGCGGGGTTTATTCGATTAAAGCCCCCGACGTCAACATGTGCCTGCCCCCGCTCAGTTGGCAAACCTATGACATCGATTTCATTGCCGCACGCTACGACGACAAGGGAAAAGTCACAAAAAACCCACATATGACCGTCAAGCACAACGGAGTTGTGATCCATAAGAACATCGAATTGCCACACCACACCACGGCGGCACCCATGAAACCGGGAAACAGCCCCGGTCCCGTTTATCTCCAGGATCATAGTAATCCTGTTCGATACCGAAACATCTGGGTTGTTCCTGTTGATCAGTAG
- a CDS encoding MoaD/ThiS family protein, with the protein MTLQIKIEFYGIARQRAQVSDTLISDVQNAIPLHQVLHHLAREFPDLNGECIVDDQLQPGFVANINGEQFVTNPDHRIRPGESVLIMSADAGG; encoded by the coding sequence ATGACACTGCAAATCAAGATTGAGTTTTACGGAATAGCTCGCCAACGGGCTCAGGTTTCAGACACATTGATTTCTGACGTTCAGAATGCGATCCCCCTTCATCAGGTTCTACATCATTTGGCACGCGAGTTCCCGGATCTAAATGGTGAGTGTATCGTAGACGACCAGCTACAACCCGGATTCGTAGCCAATATTAATGGCGAACAGTTCGTCACGAACCCTGATCATCGGATTCGTCCTGGAGAATCTGTTCTAATCATGTCGGCAGACGCCGGCGGATGA
- a CDS encoding YceH family protein: MSDPLQSSTADPEAGPMPPKWRPIGKVLRRVLGVLVEKAKTTPDAYPMTLNGLTNGCNQKSNRDPKMNLEPHQVEDALEELRHLGAVVEIAGSGRVAKYRHMMYEWLGVEKVEAAVMTELLLRGTQTVGELRGRAGRMDPIADVAALRPVIQSLIDKKLMISLTAEGRGQLVTHALYLPEEQEKLLKLNSAQISTNVSPISPAAPPNSPPPATTIQANPGEESATIGELRREVDDLKTEIARLKSEISDIWSNLR; encoded by the coding sequence ATGAGCGACCCGTTGCAATCGTCGACCGCCGATCCAGAAGCTGGACCAATGCCGCCCAAGTGGCGACCGATTGGAAAAGTGCTGCGACGCGTGCTAGGTGTTTTGGTAGAAAAAGCCAAAACAACTCCAGACGCTTACCCGATGACCCTCAATGGCTTGACAAACGGCTGCAACCAGAAAAGCAATCGGGATCCAAAAATGAATTTGGAACCCCACCAGGTAGAAGACGCCCTGGAAGAGCTAAGACATCTTGGCGCAGTCGTCGAAATCGCAGGGAGCGGTCGCGTCGCCAAATATCGTCACATGATGTATGAATGGCTGGGCGTCGAAAAAGTGGAAGCCGCCGTGATGACCGAACTCCTGTTGCGAGGCACCCAAACGGTTGGTGAACTGCGTGGTCGGGCCGGACGCATGGATCCCATTGCTGACGTCGCCGCTTTACGGCCAGTGATTCAATCCCTGATCGACAAGAAGTTGATGATTTCGCTCACCGCGGAAGGGCGCGGTCAATTAGTTACTCACGCACTCTACCTGCCCGAAGAGCAAGAGAAACTGCTAAAATTAAACTCGGCACAAATATCAACGAACGTCTCTCCGATTTCTCCCGCTGCCCCGCCAAATTCACCGCCCCCCGCGACGACGATTCAGGCGAATCCCGGCGAAGAATCAGCTACAATCGGAGAGTTGCGTCGGGAAGTCGATGATTTAAAAACAGAAATCGCCCGCCTCAAGAGCGAAATTAGTGACATTTGGTCCAACCTCCGCTGA